A DNA window from Accipiter gentilis chromosome 30, bAccGen1.1, whole genome shotgun sequence contains the following coding sequences:
- the SRP9 gene encoding signal recognition particle 9 kDa protein, with protein sequence MPHYQAWEEFTRAAEKLYLADPMKVRVVLKYRHCDGNLCIKVTDDVACLLYRTDQAQDVKKIEKFQSQLMRLMVAKESRSAAMETD encoded by the exons atgCCGCACTACCAGGCCTGGGAGGAGTTCACGCGCGCTGCCGAGAAGCTCTACCTCGCCGACCCCATGAAG GTGCGGGTTGTTCTCAAATACCGACATTGTGATGGGAACCTCTGTATCAAAGTAACGGATGATGTGGCT TGTTTGCTGTATAGAACAGACCAAGCGCAAGACGTAAAGAAGATCGAGAAATTCCAGAGTCAGCTAATGCGACTCATGGTGGCTAAGGAATCCCGCAGTGCTGCCATGGAAACAGACTga